One genomic region from Chthonomonas calidirosea T49 encodes:
- a CDS encoding P-II family nitrogen regulator: MIKVEAMIRPQKLDDVTAALSEIGVRGMTITEVRGSGKQKGLTHLYRGVEYTVNLLQKVKIEIVVKDSEAQLVAETIAKAARTGEIGDGKIFLSPISDVIRIRTGETGETALE, from the coding sequence ATGATCAAAGTAGAAGCGATGATTCGTCCCCAAAAGCTTGACGACGTTACCGCGGCGCTCTCCGAAATAGGCGTGCGGGGTATGACCATCACCGAGGTGCGCGGTTCGGGGAAGCAAAAGGGGCTTACGCACCTTTACCGAGGGGTAGAGTACACGGTAAACCTGTTACAGAAGGTAAAGATCGAGATCGTGGTAAAGGACTCGGAGGCTCAACTCGTGGCAGAAACCATCGCCAAGGCCGCCCGTACCGGTGAGATCGGAGATGGCAAAATCTTCCTTTCGCCTATTTCCGACGTCATCCGCATCCGAACCGGTGAAACCGGCGAGACGGCGCTGGAGTAG
- a CDS encoding segregation and condensation protein A, translated as MRDSSSVLPSKRSPLTPAAMPPVHLEAFEGPLDLLLHLIRINEIDIYDIPIAEITQQYLQVIAAMEALDLTIAGEYLVMAATLIEIKSRMLLPQAPIQEDAPEMEEDPRAELVQRLLDYQQFRETIATLQRWEEERRRIYFRDAVQNVEDYLLPVPQGEVTPAQLHHALHQMLARAGLEEKPLTTVVPRRRLSLRLKMVEIMRKLEAIAPETVPFESLFVLPGPVYDIVLTFLAILELLRLGRVRVEQAEPFAPIYLYASGGASAT; from the coding sequence ATGAGAGATTCCTCTTCGGTCCTGCCGTCCAAACGCTCGCCGCTAACTCCAGCGGCCATGCCCCCCGTTCATTTAGAAGCCTTTGAAGGGCCGCTCGATCTGCTCTTGCACCTTATTCGCATCAACGAGATAGACATCTACGACATCCCTATCGCGGAGATCACCCAGCAGTATCTACAGGTTATAGCGGCCATGGAGGCGTTGGATTTGACGATAGCTGGGGAGTATCTTGTTATGGCGGCCACTCTCATCGAGATCAAGTCGCGTATGCTGCTCCCTCAAGCTCCAATCCAGGAAGACGCGCCTGAGATGGAGGAAGACCCCAGGGCAGAGCTGGTGCAGCGGCTACTGGACTACCAACAGTTTCGCGAAACCATAGCCACTCTGCAACGGTGGGAGGAGGAGCGGCGACGCATCTATTTTCGCGATGCGGTGCAAAATGTGGAGGACTATCTGCTGCCGGTTCCCCAAGGGGAGGTGACGCCGGCGCAGTTGCACCACGCTCTCCACCAGATGTTAGCACGTGCAGGCCTTGAGGAGAAGCCACTCACCACCGTGGTACCACGACGTCGTCTTAGTCTGCGCCTCAAGATGGTGGAGATTATGCGCAAGCTAGAGGCTATCGCCCCAGAGACGGTGCCTTTCGAGAGTTTGTTCGTGCTGCCCGGGCCGGTTTATGATATTGTGCTGACGTTTCTGGCCATATTGGAGCTTTTGCGGCTAGGGCGTGTGCGTGTGGAGCAGGCCGAACCTTTCGCACCGATCTATCTCTACGCTTCGGGAGGGGCATCTGCCACATGA
- the glnA gene encoding type I glutamate--ammonia ligase has translation MTTPKEVIEFAREREVRVVDVRFTDLFGQQQHFSIPATAFTEEVFSEGLAFDGSSIRGFKTIDESDMLLLPDPNTAFIDPFFDVVTLNIVCDIVDPITRERYNRDPRQVAHKAEAYLKSTGIADTAYFGPEAEFYIFNDVRYDQTTHSGYYFIDSDEGIWNSGRDEKPNLGYKIPYKRGYFPVPPLDSLQELRTEMMLNLIEAGIEVEMQHHEVGTAGQAEIDMRFDTLVRMADKLQTYKYIIKNTAIQNGYTVTFMPKPLFQDNGSGMHTHQSLWKDGKPLFFDEKGYGQLSELAVYYIGGILKHAASLLAFCAPTTNSYRRLVPGYEAPINLIYSARNRSACVRIPMISKSPKAKRIEFRAPDPSANPYLAFAAMMMAGLDGIENKIQPPAPIDKDLYELEPEERHGIAQTPGSLAESLQALEEDHEYLLKGGVFDQDLIETYIEYKRKQEIEQIALRPHPYEFALYYDI, from the coding sequence ATGACCACACCAAAAGAGGTAATTGAGTTCGCTCGGGAGCGCGAAGTGCGCGTTGTAGATGTCCGATTCACCGATCTGTTCGGACAGCAACAGCACTTCTCCATCCCCGCTACCGCCTTCACAGAAGAGGTGTTTTCGGAGGGCCTCGCGTTTGATGGCTCCTCCATTCGGGGCTTTAAAACCATTGACGAGTCGGACATGCTGCTTCTGCCCGACCCCAATACGGCTTTTATAGACCCCTTCTTCGATGTCGTGACCCTCAATATCGTTTGCGACATCGTGGACCCCATTACCCGCGAGCGCTACAACCGTGACCCACGACAGGTGGCTCATAAAGCCGAAGCCTATCTCAAGAGCACCGGTATCGCCGATACCGCCTACTTCGGGCCGGAGGCCGAGTTCTACATCTTCAACGACGTGCGTTACGACCAGACCACCCACTCCGGCTACTACTTCATTGATAGCGATGAGGGCATTTGGAATTCTGGGCGCGATGAGAAGCCCAATCTCGGCTATAAGATCCCCTATAAACGCGGTTACTTCCCGGTACCGCCTCTCGATTCGCTGCAGGAGCTGCGTACCGAAATGATGCTCAATCTCATTGAGGCGGGCATTGAGGTCGAGATGCAGCATCATGAGGTAGGGACTGCCGGCCAAGCCGAGATTGACATGCGCTTCGATACCCTTGTTCGCATGGCCGATAAGCTTCAGACTTACAAATACATCATCAAAAACACCGCCATTCAAAACGGTTACACCGTTACCTTTATGCCCAAACCGCTCTTCCAAGATAACGGCTCCGGCATGCACACTCACCAGTCGCTATGGAAAGATGGTAAACCCCTCTTCTTCGATGAGAAGGGCTACGGACAGCTCTCCGAGCTTGCCGTTTACTATATCGGTGGCATCCTCAAGCACGCGGCCTCTCTACTGGCCTTCTGCGCCCCCACCACCAACTCCTATCGGCGGCTTGTGCCTGGGTACGAGGCGCCCATCAACCTGATCTACTCCGCCCGTAACCGCTCGGCCTGCGTGCGCATTCCCATGATCAGCAAATCGCCCAAGGCTAAGCGCATCGAGTTCCGCGCTCCCGACCCCAGCGCCAATCCCTATCTGGCCTTCGCCGCCATGATGATGGCCGGTCTCGATGGCATCGAAAACAAAATCCAGCCTCCAGCCCCCATTGATAAAGACCTCTACGAGCTGGAGCCGGAGGAGCGCCACGGCATCGCCCAAACTCCAGGCAGCCTCGCCGAAAGCCTGCAGGCCTTGGAGGAGGATCATGAGTATCTGCTAAAGGGCGGGGTCTTCGATCAAGACCTCATTGAAACCTATATCGAGTACAAGCGTAAGCAGGAGATCGAACAGATCGCCCTGCGTCCTCATCCCTATGAGTTCGCCTTGTACTACGATATCTAG
- the scpB gene encoding SMC-Scp complex subunit ScpB → MSTTLEAALECLLFVSGEPLTVQELARATGEEPLRVEEALRSLQAALVERHSGLQLLRIAGGWQLATRPEYAEFVGRLLTPRANKLSRAALETLAIIAYRQPITGPEIEAIRGVSSDGVLKTLLERRLIAEAGKKASPGRPTLYVTTPEFLHYFGIASLEELPPLEVEPASSLEVPAESAVVGVYPRGE, encoded by the coding sequence ATGAGCACCACCTTAGAAGCCGCGTTAGAGTGCCTTCTCTTTGTCTCCGGCGAACCCCTCACGGTTCAGGAGCTAGCCCGTGCCACCGGCGAGGAGCCGTTGCGGGTAGAGGAGGCGCTCCGTTCTTTGCAAGCAGCGCTTGTGGAGCGCCACAGCGGTCTTCAGCTGCTACGCATCGCAGGCGGATGGCAGTTGGCCACCCGTCCGGAGTATGCGGAGTTTGTGGGGCGTCTGCTAACGCCGCGCGCCAACAAGCTCTCTCGAGCCGCCTTAGAAACTCTTGCCATTATCGCCTATCGTCAGCCCATTACGGGGCCGGAGATAGAGGCCATTCGCGGGGTTTCATCGGACGGCGTTCTCAAAACGCTTTTGGAGCGGCGTCTCATTGCCGAAGCGGGCAAGAAAGCCAGTCCAGGCCGTCCCACGCTTTATGTGACGACCCCCGAGTTTTTGCACTACTTCGGCATTGCTAGCCTCGAAGAGCTCCCCCCTCTTGAGGTAGAACCCGCTTCGTCGCTCGAAGTGCCGGCCGAGTCGGCGGTCGTTGGGGTCTACCCACGCGGCGAATAG
- a CDS encoding 2-oxoglutarate dehydrogenase E1 component, with product MPELSLFTGANLAYVLDLYERYQRDPESVDPETRAFFEAYPLSSLLEQSVSTDLSNKLLDAAIATVRLARYIRQRGHLDADIDPLHLSPRSSTELELSAHNLTPEILEQLPSSLIGGPIAQETTNARDAIARLRQVYSGTIGYEDEHIQEAKERYWLRDVVESRRFFKDIDAGRKRDLLHRLIEVDIFEDFLQRTFPGEKRFSIEGTDALVPMLDEIVRSAAIEGMHEVVMGMAHRGRLNVLAHVLGKPYEVILKEFKNNIGGEGTSVSGSNFEGWSGDVKYHLGYSRAFRESGVAEMPITLVPNPSHLEYVNPVVEGHVRAAQERRDAMGRPQQNERAALPILIHGDAAFCGQGIVAETLNLSRLPGYRTGGTIHIILNNQIGFTTLPSEGRSTLYASDLAKGFEIPIVHVNADDPIACIAAARMAFAYREEFGKDFLIDLIGYRRYGHNETDEPRTTQPRIYALIDAHPRVREIFAHELEKEGIVSRDEAAAMVNEVRERLRQALDVASRMENGEENGNGHMPPPEEDAIATGVSAETLLSLNEAMLEWPSDFHVNPRAVKQFYEPRRQAIHQPRGIYWAHAEALAFASILADGIPIRLTGQDTERGTFDQRRLALYDVETGERYAPLEHLPQARASFAVYNSPLSESAVLGFEYGYSVHAPDTLTLWEAQFGDFANGAQVIIDQFIAAGYAKWGQSPSLVLLLPHGYEGQGPEHSSARVERYLQLCAENNMRVVNCTTAAQYFHVLRRQAALMRHSPKPLVIFTPKSLLRDKNAAASLQELVEGRFQPVIDDEEARKRANRVTRLILCSGKVYMNLLYQPSGEPREEVFKEERLAVVRVEQLYPFPVEALAKVIGGYPNLRELVWLQEEPQNMGAWSFMEPRLRALLHKLEVDCPIRYIGREESASTAEGSRPRHLVVQERILRAALSDIPALSLSRREAARIAK from the coding sequence ATGCCTGAATTGAGTCTGTTTACCGGTGCGAACCTAGCTTATGTTCTCGACCTTTATGAGCGTTATCAACGCGATCCGGAGTCGGTCGATCCAGAAACACGTGCCTTCTTTGAGGCCTATCCTCTCTCCTCTTTGCTCGAACAGAGCGTTTCCACCGATCTCTCGAACAAGCTGCTTGATGCAGCTATTGCCACGGTGCGCTTGGCGCGTTATATTCGTCAGCGCGGCCATCTAGATGCCGATATTGACCCTCTGCATCTCAGCCCACGAAGCTCTACCGAGCTGGAGCTGAGCGCTCATAACCTCACGCCAGAGATATTAGAGCAGCTGCCATCAAGCCTGATCGGCGGCCCCATCGCCCAGGAGACCACCAACGCCCGCGATGCCATCGCTCGGCTACGGCAGGTCTATTCAGGAACGATTGGCTATGAGGACGAGCATATTCAAGAGGCCAAAGAGCGCTACTGGCTTCGGGACGTGGTGGAAAGTCGTCGCTTCTTTAAAGACATTGACGCTGGGCGCAAGCGTGACCTGCTCCATCGCCTTATTGAGGTAGATATCTTCGAGGATTTTCTGCAGCGAACTTTTCCTGGAGAGAAGCGTTTCTCCATTGAGGGCACCGATGCCCTCGTGCCTATGCTCGACGAGATCGTTCGTAGCGCTGCCATCGAGGGCATGCACGAGGTGGTAATGGGCATGGCCCACCGTGGGCGTCTTAACGTACTAGCGCACGTGCTCGGTAAGCCCTACGAGGTGATCCTCAAAGAGTTCAAAAATAACATCGGTGGCGAGGGTACCTCGGTCTCCGGCAGCAACTTTGAAGGGTGGTCTGGCGATGTGAAGTATCACTTGGGCTACAGCCGTGCCTTCCGCGAATCGGGGGTGGCCGAAATGCCCATTACGCTGGTGCCCAACCCAAGCCATCTCGAATATGTGAACCCTGTTGTGGAGGGGCATGTGCGCGCGGCACAGGAACGACGCGATGCCATGGGTCGTCCACAACAGAACGAGCGTGCCGCACTGCCGATTCTCATTCACGGCGACGCCGCCTTCTGCGGACAGGGCATCGTTGCCGAGACGCTGAATCTCTCGCGCCTGCCTGGGTATCGCACAGGGGGAACCATCCACATTATTTTGAATAACCAAATTGGCTTTACCACCCTTCCCTCTGAAGGTCGCTCCACTCTCTATGCCAGCGACCTCGCCAAGGGGTTTGAGATCCCCATCGTTCACGTGAACGCCGACGACCCCATCGCCTGCATCGCTGCCGCTCGCATGGCCTTTGCCTATCGAGAGGAGTTCGGTAAAGACTTTCTCATTGACCTGATCGGCTATCGGCGCTACGGCCACAACGAAACGGACGAGCCACGCACCACACAACCGCGCATATACGCGCTTATAGATGCCCATCCGCGTGTGCGCGAGATCTTTGCGCACGAGCTGGAGAAGGAGGGCATCGTATCACGAGACGAAGCAGCGGCTATGGTCAACGAGGTGCGCGAGCGCTTGCGCCAAGCCCTCGATGTGGCTTCACGCATGGAGAACGGTGAGGAGAATGGAAACGGGCACATGCCTCCGCCGGAAGAGGATGCCATTGCGACCGGCGTAAGTGCAGAAACCCTCCTCTCGCTCAACGAAGCGATGTTGGAGTGGCCTTCGGATTTTCACGTCAACCCACGAGCCGTCAAACAGTTCTACGAGCCGCGTCGGCAGGCCATTCATCAACCCCGCGGCATCTACTGGGCGCATGCGGAAGCGTTGGCCTTTGCCTCTATTCTTGCCGACGGCATACCGATTCGCCTCACGGGCCAAGACACGGAGCGCGGCACCTTCGACCAGCGTCGCCTCGCCCTTTACGATGTTGAGACGGGCGAGCGCTATGCGCCGCTGGAGCATCTCCCGCAGGCGCGCGCCTCTTTTGCGGTGTACAACAGCCCTCTTTCCGAGAGCGCCGTGCTCGGCTTTGAATACGGCTATAGCGTTCATGCGCCCGACACTCTCACCCTCTGGGAGGCCCAGTTCGGCGATTTCGCCAATGGAGCCCAGGTGATTATAGACCAGTTCATTGCGGCCGGCTATGCGAAGTGGGGACAAAGCCCCTCCCTTGTGCTGCTCTTGCCGCATGGCTATGAGGGGCAAGGGCCGGAGCATTCCAGTGCTCGTGTGGAGCGCTATCTGCAGCTCTGCGCCGAAAACAATATGCGCGTGGTAAACTGCACCACTGCGGCCCAATACTTTCACGTTCTCAGGCGTCAGGCCGCCCTCATGCGTCACAGCCCGAAACCGCTGGTGATCTTCACCCCGAAAAGTCTCTTGCGCGACAAAAACGCGGCTGCCTCCTTACAAGAGTTGGTGGAAGGGCGTTTTCAACCGGTGATAGATGATGAGGAGGCACGGAAGCGCGCCAACCGTGTTACACGGCTGATTCTGTGTAGCGGTAAGGTCTACATGAACCTCCTCTACCAGCCCAGCGGTGAGCCTCGTGAGGAGGTTTTCAAGGAGGAGCGTCTGGCCGTTGTGCGCGTGGAGCAGCTCTATCCCTTCCCTGTAGAGGCTCTTGCAAAGGTTATCGGGGGCTATCCCAACCTACGCGAGCTGGTGTGGCTGCAAGAGGAGCCCCAAAATATGGGCGCCTGGAGCTTTATGGAACCCCGTTTGCGCGCTCTCCTCCACAAGCTAGAGGTGGACTGTCCTATTCGCTATATCGGTAGAGAGGAGTCGGCAAGTACAGCCGAGGGTTCACGCCCGCGCCACCTTGTTGTTCAAGAGCGCATCCTTCGGGCAGCCCTCTCCGATATCCCCGCGCTCTCCCTCTCACGTCGAGAGGCCGCACGGATAGCCAAATAG
- the odhB gene encoding 2-oxoglutarate dehydrogenase complex dihydrolipoyllysine-residue succinyltransferase: MGVEIQVPQLAESVVEATVGTWYKKEGDRVERDEEVVELATDKVSLPVYAPAAGILQKIVHPEGDTVKPGDVLAILVEAEAAAVSSAPQAAKPAAENAPVKTAVAEKTEVHPPIATPLAEKVAEEQGIDLSSLRGKGSGPNGKITIEDVRQFAHTSSSAPSSTEKEVQKPAASTASGTLPPVLSSLTASFGRREEREPLSRLRLTLIRNLQESERNAVRLTTFNEADMSAVIEIRKRRRDAFKERYGVNLGFMSFFTKAVVGALKAFPYLNAEIQGNEVVKKYYYDIGIAVGSERGLTVPVIRDADRKSFAEIEAEIADLAARAREGRLKLEELMGGTFTITNGGVYGSLLSTPILNGNQVGILGMHKIQERPVVVNGEIVIRPMMYLALSYDHRLIDGSDAVRFLVRVKELIEDPETLLLEG; the protein is encoded by the coding sequence ATGGGCGTCGAGATACAAGTGCCGCAACTAGCCGAGTCCGTTGTAGAAGCGACGGTCGGCACCTGGTATAAAAAGGAGGGAGACCGCGTAGAGCGCGACGAGGAGGTGGTGGAGCTTGCCACCGATAAGGTGAGCCTACCGGTCTATGCACCTGCCGCCGGCATACTGCAAAAGATCGTTCATCCTGAGGGCGACACGGTAAAACCAGGGGATGTGCTTGCCATTTTGGTGGAGGCGGAGGCAGCTGCGGTGTCGTCGGCGCCGCAGGCGGCCAAACCGGCTGCGGAAAACGCGCCCGTTAAAACGGCCGTAGCGGAAAAGACGGAAGTGCATCCTCCCATTGCTACGCCATTGGCTGAGAAGGTTGCTGAGGAGCAGGGAATTGACCTGAGCTCTCTTCGCGGCAAAGGCAGTGGTCCGAACGGTAAGATCACCATTGAGGACGTACGCCAGTTCGCCCATACATCCTCATCCGCCCCATCCTCTACTGAGAAAGAGGTGCAGAAACCCGCGGCCTCCACGGCTTCCGGCACGCTGCCGCCGGTGCTATCTTCGCTCACCGCCTCTTTTGGGCGGCGGGAGGAGCGGGAGCCCCTCTCGCGTTTACGTCTCACGCTTATCCGCAACCTTCAAGAGTCGGAGCGCAACGCGGTTCGGCTCACCACCTTTAACGAGGCCGACATGAGCGCGGTAATAGAGATTCGCAAGCGCCGCCGCGACGCCTTCAAGGAGCGTTATGGGGTTAATCTCGGCTTCATGTCGTTCTTTACCAAGGCGGTTGTTGGGGCGTTAAAGGCGTTTCCGTACCTCAACGCCGAGATACAAGGCAACGAAGTTGTAAAGAAGTACTACTACGATATCGGGATTGCGGTGGGCAGTGAGCGCGGGTTAACTGTTCCGGTGATTCGCGATGCGGATAGGAAGTCCTTCGCCGAGATCGAAGCCGAGATCGCCGATCTTGCCGCTCGGGCTCGAGAGGGTAGGCTAAAGCTTGAGGAGCTCATGGGGGGCACTTTCACCATCACCAACGGTGGTGTTTACGGTTCGTTGCTTTCCACGCCCATTCTCAACGGCAATCAGGTAGGGATCCTTGGCATGCACAAAATTCAGGAGCGCCCGGTGGTGGTCAATGGCGAGATCGTAATACGGCCGATGATGTACCTGGCGCTCTCCTACGATCATCGCCTGATAGACGGTAGCGATGCCGTGCGGTTCCTTGTGCGCGTCAAGGAGCTTATCGAAGACCCCGAAACACTTCTTCTGGAAGGTTAG
- a CDS encoding ammonium transporter: MTTYLSRFRVCWTRTALLLGLFGVIFALCAHTAAWAQTVKPDPGGTNTGTYADVFGMATNQGSFGKTDPYDFTSTDTNKITQMMAQAKTTEPFAAHLADAVGRLKVATNFGWTLNTGYLVLFMQAGFALLTCGLVRKKNAAHLMMLNFAAYVVAFIGYYICGFAFQFGAAGITNGIQVPSNLGGTPSLNRWLIPHVLGGTGFFLKGGAYDVGANALCLFEVVFMETAGYIIVGAICERITFGAFVLCELFIGAILYPIFGCWCWGGGWLANLGNTMHLGHGYVDFAGSTVVHAVGGFAAMALAIILGPRLGKYGPDGKPRAFPAHNIAFVVTGTFILLFGWMGFNPGSTLGDTDLRISVIAVNTNLAAIFGAAAAMVFWYLKFGKPDISMACNGMLAGLVAITAPCAFVSPTSAMVIGILAGITVCWGVLFNDNVLKIDDPCGAISVHGYCGWLGGICLGLFADGTYGAGWNGVGASSYLGKAGLGVVGLFQGDTSQFLAQLVGSTVCVAWSFGLTFIVFKIVNAIKSMRVSPEVETMGLDEPEFGIVAYPDDVLATPSTPSASMTITSAPNLGGGAPAGAK; this comes from the coding sequence ATGACAACGTATCTATCACGCTTTAGGGTCTGTTGGACGCGAACCGCGCTTTTGCTAGGGCTTTTCGGGGTGATCTTCGCACTTTGTGCCCATACAGCCGCATGGGCACAGACGGTAAAACCCGACCCCGGCGGCACGAATACGGGCACTTATGCCGACGTCTTCGGCATGGCTACAAACCAAGGATCTTTTGGAAAAACCGATCCCTACGACTTTACGTCCACCGACACCAACAAGATAACCCAGATGATGGCACAGGCCAAGACCACCGAGCCATTTGCAGCCCATCTTGCCGATGCCGTTGGACGTTTAAAGGTGGCAACGAACTTCGGGTGGACGCTCAACACCGGCTACCTTGTTCTCTTTATGCAAGCCGGCTTTGCCCTGCTCACCTGCGGCCTGGTGCGCAAGAAGAACGCCGCCCATCTCATGATGTTGAACTTTGCAGCCTATGTAGTGGCCTTTATAGGGTACTACATCTGCGGTTTCGCCTTCCAATTTGGAGCAGCCGGCATCACAAACGGCATCCAGGTTCCGTCGAACCTCGGCGGCACCCCATCGCTGAATAGATGGCTTATCCCTCACGTGCTTGGGGGAACGGGCTTCTTCTTAAAAGGAGGCGCCTACGATGTAGGAGCCAATGCGCTCTGTCTCTTCGAAGTGGTCTTTATGGAGACGGCGGGCTACATTATTGTGGGCGCTATCTGCGAGCGTATTACCTTCGGTGCTTTCGTGCTGTGCGAGCTTTTCATAGGGGCTATTCTCTACCCTATCTTCGGCTGCTGGTGCTGGGGTGGAGGTTGGCTGGCTAATCTTGGCAACACCATGCACCTAGGGCACGGCTATGTGGATTTCGCCGGTTCGACCGTCGTGCATGCCGTAGGAGGGTTTGCCGCCATGGCGTTGGCCATTATTTTAGGGCCACGTCTAGGAAAATACGGGCCCGATGGAAAACCACGTGCCTTCCCCGCCCACAATATTGCCTTTGTGGTAACTGGCACATTCATTCTGCTGTTTGGGTGGATGGGCTTCAATCCCGGCTCGACCCTCGGCGATACCGACCTTCGTATCTCGGTGATCGCTGTCAACACCAACCTAGCAGCGATCTTTGGCGCAGCGGCAGCCATGGTGTTCTGGTACCTTAAGTTCGGCAAACCCGACATCTCCATGGCATGTAACGGCATGTTGGCAGGGTTGGTGGCCATTACAGCGCCCTGTGCCTTTGTTTCTCCTACCTCTGCGATGGTCATCGGAATTCTCGCTGGCATCACGGTCTGCTGGGGCGTTCTCTTCAACGACAACGTCCTCAAGATAGACGATCCTTGTGGAGCTATCTCGGTACATGGCTACTGCGGCTGGCTAGGCGGCATCTGCCTGGGGCTTTTTGCCGACGGCACCTATGGAGCCGGTTGGAATGGAGTGGGCGCGTCGAGCTACCTTGGGAAGGCTGGTTTAGGCGTTGTGGGCCTATTCCAGGGCGACACCAGCCAGTTCCTCGCCCAGCTTGTCGGCTCTACGGTCTGTGTAGCCTGGTCATTCGGGCTCACCTTCATCGTCTTCAAGATCGTTAATGCCATAAAGAGCATGCGGGTTTCGCCGGAGGTCGAAACGATGGGCCTCGACGAGCCGGAGTTCGGCATTGTCGCCTATCCCGACGACGTGCTTGCCACTCCTTCCACACCGAGCGCCTCCATGACCATCACCTCCGCTCCCAATCTTGGTGGTGGAGCGCCGGCCGGAGCGAAATAG
- a CDS encoding outer membrane beta-barrel protein: MKIRLGRPSSPTITQASVSQRLAHAKALTYRLGVCGLLWLAVLTTAPKAARADGSSGPKPGEVDISGYLDLYYLINARSPYPAAVLTTTDGEKIGIDNVGRSFDINDRELSLSLLELNIVRNEGKGIPFSITATLTTGDTARLVHATEPGGTAAWQTIQQLYLTKTLNIMKHPVTFDAGIFVTSFGYEVIESAKNDEYSRSFGFQYAIPFYHAGLRATTPLSKTLTIQGGLVNGWNDIADDNDAKSGFVQLSWAPNASLTTNLTYMGGLEGTGAYGPALAPIHKGGIDTNLFEIQPTYQVTKDLKLAAEVDYGQGAGNVGATHYSGYWTDIAGYARYQLTPKLAVAARYDQFEDIAGVGGAGLRLGLPGYTVLREATLTLEYSLFKNQVLTRLEYRHDHANKPFFLGGHGTTTTDQDTFTLAAVVKF, encoded by the coding sequence TTGAAGATTCGATTAGGGAGGCCATCCTCCCCAACAATCACACAGGCTTCTGTGTCTCAACGCTTAGCCCATGCTAAAGCGCTGACCTATCGGCTTGGAGTTTGCGGGCTTCTCTGGCTTGCGGTGCTAACCACAGCGCCGAAAGCGGCACGTGCCGACGGCAGCTCCGGCCCAAAACCCGGTGAGGTGGATATCTCCGGCTACCTCGACCTCTACTACCTGATCAACGCGCGCAGCCCCTATCCTGCCGCTGTGCTCACCACCACGGACGGAGAGAAGATCGGCATTGACAACGTCGGGCGCTCGTTCGACATCAACGACCGAGAACTGAGCCTGAGCCTCTTAGAGCTGAACATCGTCCGCAACGAGGGAAAGGGCATACCGTTCAGCATCACGGCCACGCTTACTACCGGCGATACCGCCCGTCTTGTTCATGCCACCGAGCCGGGAGGCACCGCTGCATGGCAGACGATCCAGCAGCTCTACCTTACGAAAACGCTCAATATCATGAAGCATCCGGTAACCTTCGACGCCGGCATCTTCGTGACGAGTTTTGGCTATGAGGTGATCGAAAGCGCCAAAAACGACGAGTACTCCCGCAGTTTCGGCTTCCAGTACGCGATACCGTTTTATCACGCCGGCCTACGGGCAACTACCCCCCTCTCAAAAACGCTCACAATTCAGGGAGGACTGGTTAACGGTTGGAACGACATTGCCGACGACAACGACGCCAAAAGCGGCTTCGTGCAGCTCTCTTGGGCGCCCAACGCTAGCCTCACGACCAACCTCACCTATATGGGCGGACTGGAGGGAACCGGCGCTTACGGGCCGGCTTTAGCGCCCATTCACAAAGGGGGCATAGACACCAACCTCTTCGAGATCCAGCCAACCTATCAGGTTACGAAAGACCTAAAACTGGCCGCGGAGGTGGACTACGGTCAGGGCGCTGGCAATGTGGGTGCGACGCACTACTCCGGCTATTGGACGGACATCGCCGGCTACGCCCGCTATCAGCTCACCCCAAAGCTGGCCGTGGCGGCCCGCTACGATCAGTTCGAGGACATCGCTGGGGTGGGCGGGGCTGGCCTTCGGCTTGGTCTTCCTGGCTACACCGTCCTTCGGGAGGCCACACTCACATTAGAGTACTCACTGTTTAAAAACCAGGTTCTCACTCGCCTGGAGTATCGGCATGACCATGCGAACAAACCCTTCTTCCTCGGAGGGCATGGTACCACCACAACCGACCAGGATACTTTTACCTTGGCCGCTGTGGTGAAGTTCTAA